In Camelina sativa cultivar DH55 chromosome 16, Cs, whole genome shotgun sequence, a single window of DNA contains:
- the LOC104753216 gene encoding FT-interacting protein 1-like encodes MSNLKLGVEVISARLKPRDDYGGVNAFVELRFDDQKVKSSTKIDDSSPVWNEKFFFNISETEDLSNLFLEAYVYNKTSSITKSCLGKIRILGTAFLPYSEAVGWPYPLEKEKWSMFSFAAASGGELALKVFVTDNPSPKVPNLIPPTPKKIPSKTRHRVHNIPKTEKSKSSPREDQKPSQQQPSEPQRPQPPPAMESSRFQEPRLGPPVPTTMGFNPNPPDYSIKQTNPVLGGGRRARPSAHDLVEPMEFLFIKIVKARDLPRMDPTGSLDPYIEVKLGNFNAVNKSSLRSKVYHSPRLWYLRVNVIEAQDLVIVPDRFPNPYVKIKLGNQVVRTKPSHSLNPRWNEEFTLVAAEPFEDLIVSIKDRVAVNREESLGEVHIPFGSISRRIDDNRTVPDQWFSLKSENQRRVRFATTRLHLNVCLEGGYHVLDESTYYSSDFRPSMKELLSHKQPSIGVLELGILRIEGLNLSQEAGKKETVDAYCVAKYGTKWVRTRTITNCFNPRFNEQYTWEVYEPATVITIGVFDNNQITYGGNGSNKGDGKIGKIRVRISTLESGRIYTNSYPLLVLRPSGVKKMGELHLAIRFSCSSYIQMLVQYWKPLLPKMHYARPLKVVQQEILRQHAVNLVAARLSRAEPPLRKEVVEYISDSNSHFWSMRKSRANLFRLSSVFSCLLGTGEWFQDICRWKKPLASTAIHVVYFVLVCSPEMILPVMCFCLFMVAVWNYRLRPRQPPHMDTRISFADSIHPEELNEEFDTFPYSSQDPGVVKMRYERLRSIASRAQTVVGDIAGQGERVHALLSWRDPRATSMFMVLCFVSSVVLYVVPFKVFVLLTGLYIMRHPRFRGKTPPGLVNFFRRLPAKTDCML; translated from the exons ATGAGTAATCTGAAACTTGGCGTTGAAGTCATAAGCGCTAGACTCAAACCTAGAGATGACTATGGCGGTGTTAATGCTTTCGTCGAGCTACGATTTGACGATCAGAAAGTAAAATCCTCGACTAAGATCGATGACTCGAGTCCAGTTTGGAACGAGAAgttcttcttcaacatctctGAAACAGAGGATTTATCAAATCTGTTTCTTGAGGCTTATGTTTACAATAAAACCAGCAGCATAACGAAGTCATGTCTAGGTAAGATTCGAATCTTAGGAACTGCGTTTTTGCCGTACTCGGAAGCTGTTGGATGGCCTTACCCTCTTGAGAAAGAGAAATGGAGCATGTTCTCTTTTGCAGCCGCCAGCGGAGGTGAGCTTGCTCTCAAAGTGTTCGTCACTGATAACCCCTCTCCCAAGGTACCGAATCTAATCCCTCCAACTCCAAAGAAGATTCCTTCTAAGACAAGGCACAGAGTCCACAACATCCCTAAAACGGAGAAGAGTAAATCTAGCCCACGTGAAGATCAGAAACCATCTCAACAGCAACCGTCTGAACCGCAACGGCCTCAACCGCCACCGGCTATGGAATCTTCTCGGTTTCAAGAACCGAGGTTAGGTCCTCCAGTACCTACAACAATGGGATTTAATCCGAATCCACCGGATTATTCAATCAAACAGACGAATCCAGTTCTCGGAGGAGGCAGACGAGCAAGACCAAGTGCTCATGATCTCGTGGAGCCAATGGAGTTTCTCTTCATCAAAATCGTGAAAGCTAGAGATCTTCCTCGCATGGACCCAACCGGAAGCCTAGATCCGTACATCGAAGTCAAACTCGGAAACTTT AACGCTGTTAACAAATCGAGTTTGCGTTCTAAAGTCTATCATTCTCCGAGGCTTTGGTACCTCCGTGTTAACGTCATCGAGGCACAAGACCTGGTTATCGTACCAGACCGGTTTCCAAATCCATATGTCAAAATCAAGTTAGGTAACCAAGTGGTTCGAACCAAACCGAGTCACTCGCTGAATCCGAGATGGAACGAAGAGTTCACGCTCGTCGCGGCTGAACCGTTTGAAGATCTGATCGTCTCTATTAAAGACCGAGTCGCGGTTAATCGAGAGGAATCGCTGGGAGAGGTACATATACCGTTTGGTTCAATTAGTAGACGGATTGACGATAACCGGACAGTGCCTGACCAATGGTTTAGTCTTAAGAGTGAGAACCAGAGAAGAGTCAGATTCGCCACAACTAGGCTTCATCTGAATGTTTGTCTAGAAGGAGGCTACCACGTTCTTGATGAGTCTACTTACTACAGCAGCGATTTCAGACCGTCGATGAAAGAGTTGTTGAGTCATAAGCAGCCGTCGATTGGTGTTCTTGAACTAGGGATCTTGAGAATTGAAGGTTTGAATTTGAGCCAAGAAGCTGGGAAGAAAGAGACCGTGGATGCTTACTGTGTGGCTAAGTATGGAACCAAATGGGTCAGGACTCGTACCATAACGAACTGTTTTAACCCGCGGTTCAACGAGCAGTACACATGGGAGGTTTACGAGCCAGCAACAGTGATCACAATAGGCGTGTTCGATAACAATCAGATCACGTACGGTGGTAACGGTAGTAACAAAGGAGATGGGAAGATTGGGAAAATAAGAGTTAGAATCTCGACACTCGAATCCGGAAGAATCTACACTAATTCGTATCCGCTTCTTGTTCTTCGACCTTCAGGTGTAAAGAAGATGGGAGAACTGCATTTGGCAATTAGGTTTTCTTGCTCGTCGTATATTCAGATGTTAGTTCAATACTGGAAACCACTTCTTCCCAAAATGCATTACGCAAGACCGTTGAAAGTCGTGCAACAGGAGATTCTTAGGCAGCACGCGGTTAACTTAGTGGCGGCTAGGTTAAGCAGAGCAGAGCCGCCACTTAGAAAAGAAGTGGTGGAGTATATTTCGGATTCGAATTCGCATTTTTGGAGCATGAGAAAGAGCCGTGCAAATCTCTTCAGATTGAGTTCGGTtttctcttgtttactcggaaCTGGAGAATGGTTTCAAGATATCTGCAGGTGGAAGAAACCTCTAGCGAGTACAGCTATACATGTAGTCTACTTTGTGTTAGTGTGTTCACCAGAGATGATTCTTCCGGTGATGTGTTTTTGCTTGTTCATGGTTGCGGTATGGAACTACAGGTTACGTCCGAGACAACCTCCACACATGGACACAAGGATTTCATTTGCAGACAGCATTCATCCAGAAGAACTTAACGAAGAGTTTGATACCTTTCCTTATTCGTCTCAAGACCCGGGAGTTGTAAAAATGAGGTATGAGCGGTTGAGGAGTATCGCGAGTAGAGCTCAAACGGTTGTGGGAGATATAGCAGGTCAGGGAGAAAGAGTTCATGCTCTCTTAAGCTGGAGAGATCCAAGAGCGACTTCAATGTTCATGGtgctgtgttttgtttcttctgtggTTTTGTATGTTGTGccgtttaaggtttttgttcttctcaccGGACTATACATCATGAGACATCCAAGATTCAGGGGAAAGACACCTCCTGGACTGGTTAATTTCTTTCGGAGGCTTCCTGCTAAAACAGATTGTATGCTGTAG
- the LOC104749172 gene encoding AT-hook motif nuclear-localized protein 11-like has product MDRREAMALSGSGSYYIQRGIRGSGPPPPQTQPSFHGSQGFHHFSNSNSPFGSNSNPNPGGASTGFVSPPLPVESSPADSSATVGAAVAPPPSGATSVKRKRGRPRKYGQDGSVSLALSPSVSNVSPNSNKRGRGRPPGSGRKHRQSSIGDMMPSSSGMSFTPHVIVVSVGEDIASKVISFSHQGPRAICVLSASGAVSTATLLQPPPSHGTITYEGRFELISLSTSYLNTTDNDYPNRTGSLAVSLASPDGRVIGGGIGGPLIAASSVQVIVGSFIWATPKGKMKKREETSEDVQDTDALVNNDNTAATSPPVPQQGQNLVQTPVGIWSTGSRSMDMHHAHIDIDLMRG; this is encoded by the exons ATGGATCGAAGAGAAGCAATGGCGTTATCCGGGTCGGGTTCTTACTATATCCAAAGAGGAATACGCGGTTCAggtcctcctcctccacagACTCAACCGTCGTTTCACGGATCACAAGGGTTTCACCATTTCTCCAATTCCAACTCTCCTTTCGGGTCAAACTCAAACCCAAACCCTGGTGGTGCCTCTACTGGATTCGTGTCTCCTCCTTTACCAGTTGAGTCTTCTCCGGCCGATTCTTCAGCAACGGTAGGAGCTGCGGTTGCTCCTCCTCCTTCGGGTGCCACTTCTGTGAAACGGAAGAGAGGACGGCCTAGAAAATATGGACAAGATGGTTCTGTTTCGTTGGCATTGTCTCCTTCAGTCTCCAATGTTTCTCCAAACTCTAACAAACGTGGCCGTGGAAGACCTCCTGGCTCCGGTAGGAAGCACCGGCAATCTTCCATTG gtGATATGATGCCTTCATCGTCTGGAATGAGCTTCACACCGCACGTAATCGTAGTCTCCGTTGGTGAA GACATTGCATCAAAGGTTATATCTTTCTCACATCAAGGTCCAAGAGCAATATGTGTCTTATCCGCTAGTGGTGCTGTCTCTACTGCCACTCTTCTTCAGCCACCACCATCCCATGGAACTATTACATACGAG GGTCGTTTTGAGCTCATATCTCTCTCAACTTCTTATCTGAACACAACTGACAATGACTACCCAAACCGCACTGGAAGTCTAGCGGTCTCACTTGCTAGCCCTGATGGTCGTGTCATTGGTGGTGGAATTGGAGGTCCTCTAATAGCAGCAAGTTCAGTTCAG GTCATCGTTGGGAGCTTCATCTGGGCAACTCCAAAAGGGAAGATGAAAAAGCGGGAAGAAACTTCTGAAGATGTACAAGATACTGATGCTTTGGTCAACAATGATAACACAGCAGCAACGTCACCTCCTGTTCCTCAGCAAGGTCAAAACCTTGTTCAGACCCCTGTAGGCATTTGGTCAACCGGTTCAAGGTCAATGGATATGCATCACGCACATATCGACATTGACCTTATGCGTGGAtga
- the LOC104753217 gene encoding UPF0187 protein At3g61320, chloroplastic, with amino-acid sequence TEKLITLLRAVPDWADEIKERGMQQKRSLYTHEKWVEHRSSLRHVRHLLSSFSSRVILSLIPPVFFFTSVAVVIASYNTAVALDWLPGIFPILRSSSLPYQLTAPALALLLVFRTEASYSRYEEGRKAWVGIIAGTNDLARQVICSVDSSGDELIIKDLLLRYVAAFPVALKCHVIYGSDIARDLRNLIEADDLSLILQSKHRPRCVIEFISQSIQLLKLDDSKRDLLESKMLHLHEGIGVCEQLMGIPIPLSYTRLTSRFLVFWHLTLPIILWDECHWIVVPATFISAASLFCIEEVGVLIEEPFPMLALDELCDLVHSNIQEAAKSEKVIRNRIIAKIRLREFKHSSNGRHRS; translated from the exons ACAGAGAAGCTTATCACGCTTCTCAGAGCTGTCCCTGACTGGGCGGACGAGATTAAAGAGCGTGGGATGCAGCAGAAACGCTCACTCTACACGCACGAGAAATGGGTCGAACACAGGAGCTCTCTCCGCCATGTGCGTCATCTCCTCTCGAGCTTCTCTTCACGCGTTATACTCTCTCTGATTCCtcctgttttcttcttcacgaGCGTCGCGGTTGTGATCGCCAGTTACAACACCGCCGTGGCTTTGGATTGGCTTCCTGGGATTTTCCCGATTCTTAGATCCTCGTCGTTGCCGTATCAGCTCACTGCTCCGGCTTTggctcttcttcttgtgtttcgTACGGAGGCTTCGTATTCGAGGTATGAAGAAGGAAGGAAAGCTTGGGTTGGGATCATTGCTGGAACTAATGATTTAGCTAGGCAAGTGATTTGTTCCGTTGATAGCTCCGGTGATGAATTGATTATCAAAGATTTGCTTCTTCGTTACGTTGCTGCTTTCCCTGTGGCTCTTAAG TGTCATGTGATTTATGGTTCAGATATCGCAAGAGATCTCCGGAACTTGATAGAAGCAGATGACTTATCTCTGATTCTTCAATCAAAGCATCGTCCACGTTGTGTAATCGAGTTCATTTCTCAGAGCATTCAGTTGCTAAAACTAGACGATTCAAAGAGAGATTTGTTG GAATCAAAGATGCTTCATTTACATGAAGGCATTGGAGTTTGTGAACAGCTCATGGGCATTCCGATCCCTCTCTCTTACACACGCTTAACCTCGAGGTTTTTAGTCTTTTGGCATCTAACTCTCCCAATCATTCTCTGGGATGAATGCCATTGGATTGTTGTTCCTGCTACTTTCATTAGTGCTGCATCTCTGTTTTGCATAGAAGAA GTCGGTGTTCTTATAGAAGAGCCATTTCCTATGTTGGCCTTAGATGAGCTTTGCGATCTTGTGCATAGTAACATCCAAGAAGCTGCTAAATCTGAGAAAGTCATACGTAACCGCATCATTGCAAAGATAAGGCTCCGTGAATTCAAGCACTCGTCAAATGGTCGGCATAGATCTTGA
- the LOC104753218 gene encoding F-box protein At3g61340-like, whose translation MMTRRKTRSCSKPRNEEVVKPEPIPFDLVIEVLLRLPVRSVARCRSVSKLWNSTLEGPHFTESFFTLSSFRPKILFTCLKGDETVFFSSSPNPQDLSIAANIRMSFPINSSSHICRPVRGWLCGLHRTTKGATVTVPLVCNPSTGESVPLPTLKTRRKVVITFFGYDPIVKTFKALCMTRSSVGGEDSPSGEHQVLTLGTGKTSSSREMIDCHILHHPAVVEETNGFCQYDAICINGVLYYLAVVHDVFEGHPDIVCFEFESKKFSYIKKADHSMGMYSGGYGLEPTLVNYKGKLAKLQPSYSNVDRICNGIQLLVLEDAVKHQWSSYIYILPPPWMNLYGDTKLCFVGTTSRGEIVLSSNTISRFFYLLYYSPERNTIQIVKVKGLETFKGHKAYIFLDHVEDVKLVPKKAVT comes from the coding sequence ATGATGACGCGGCGCAAGACACGATCTTGTTCGAAGCCAAGGAATGAAGAAGTAGTGAAGCCCGAACCGATCCCGTTCGATCTCGTAATCGAGGTACTCTTGAGGTTGCCTGTGAGGTCTGTAGCGAGATGTCGTAGCGTATCGAAGCTATGGAATTCCACATTAGAAGGTCCACATTTCACCGAGTCGTTCTTTACCTTGTCTTCGTTTCGTCCGAAGATCTTGTTCACATGCCTAAAAGGGGATGAAACggtcttcttctcatcatcaccaAATCCTCAAGATCTGTCTATAGCCGCCAATATTCGTATGAGTTTCCCAATAAACTCTTCCTCTCATATTTGTCGTCCTGTTCGTGGCTGGTTATGTGGTTTACATCGAACTACAAAGGGCGCCACAGTTACTGTGCCATTGGTATGTAACCCTAGCACAGGGGAATCCGTGCCCTTACCCACCTTGAAAACAAGGAGGAAGGTAGTGATAACCTTTTTTGGGTATGATCCGATCGTAAAAACTTTCAAAGCATTGTGTATGACACGGTCATCGGTAGGAGGAGAAGACTCTCCTTCTGGAGAGCATCAAGTTCTGACGTTAGGAACCGGGAAGACAAGTTCGTCAAGGGAAATGATAGATTGTCACATACTACATCATCCTGCTGTTGTGGAGGAAACCAATGGCTTTTGTCAATATGATGcgatatgcatcaatggtgttttgtattacTTAGCCGTGGTGCACGATGTCTTCGAGGGGCATCCTGATATAGTATGCTTTGAGTTTGAATCtaaaaaattcagttatattAAGAAAGCTGATCATAGCATGGGAATGTATTCGGGAGGATATGGGCTTGAACCAACTCTAGTAAACTACAAGGGTAAATTAGCTAAGCTTCAGCCGAGTTATTCTAACGTCGACAGAATATGCAACGGTATTCAACTCTTGGTTCTTGAAGACGCCGTGAAACACCAATGGTCGAGTTATATCTATATTTTGCCTCCTCCGTGGATGAATTTATATGGAGACACCAAGTTATGTTTTGTTGGAACCACTAGTAGAGGTGAAATTGTGTTGTCGTCAAACACCATCTCCCGCTTTTTCTACCTTCTCTACTACAGTCCCGAGAGGAACACTATCCAGATAGTAAAAGTCAAAGGATTGGAAACCTTTAAGGGTCATAAAGCTTACATCTTTCTAGACCATGTCGAGGATGTGAAGCTTGTGCCAAAAAAGGCCGTAACATAG
- the LOC104749174 gene encoding F-box/kelch-repeat protein SKIP4-like gives MACIVLEETERADQSNETQIALISGVPDDISESFLARVPREYHMAMRCVSRRWRDVVCSDEFCDYRIKFNLAESWIYALCRDLSGGVFLHMLNPFSSRRSWKRVHEYQYIPKREGMGFTALGKRLFMLGGCGWLEDATDEVYCYDAAMNTCCDVVPPLSTKRCYFACETVDGKIMAIGGLGLDPNAKRTWDIYDPLTRTCKSCSDANIVPEIEDSFLMDGKIYVRGGGSSTAVYNASSGVWEHMEDVMASGWKGPAVVVADELYVFDQTFGTKLTMWCKHKRMWISIGKLSQLVMKQPCRLVSIGNSIFVIGKDCSTVVIDVENVRKTSMNGVMVCSSIPKTWDDDIDVISCKSVAI, from the exons ATGGCGTGTATAGTACTTGAGGAGACAGAACGAGCAGATCAATCAAATGAGACACAAATTGCGCTTATAAGCGGAGTTCCTGATGATATCTCAGAATCCTTCTTAGCTAGAGTTCCAAGAGAATATCACATGGCAATGAGATGtgtttcaaggagatggagagatGTTGTGTGCAGTGATGAGTTTTGCGATTATCGAATAAAGTTTAACTTGGCTGAATCTTGGATTTACGCCTTGTGCCGTGACTTATCTGGCGGTGTCTTCTTACACATGCTGAATCCGTTCTCGTCTAGAAGATCGTGGAAAAGAGTCCATGAATATCAATATATCCCAAAGAGAGAAGGCATGGGTTTTACAGCATTGGGTAAGAGACTGTTTATGTTGGGTGGATGTGGTTGGTTAGAAGATGCTACTGATGAGGTTTATTGCTATGATGCTGCTATGAACACTTGCTGCGACGTGGTACCTCCTCTTTCAACTAAAAG ATGCTACTTTGCTTGTGAAACGGTGGATGGAAAGATTATGGCAATTGGTGGGTTAGGATTGGATCCAAACGCTAAACGAACTTGGGACATCTATGATCCTTTGACCAGAACCTGCAAATCCTGTTCTGATGCAAATATTGTCCCTGAAATAGAAGATTCATTTTTAATGGACGGAAAGATATATGTTCGGGGTGGTGGATCTTCCACTGCAGTCTATAATGCATCTAGCGGGGTTTGGGAACACATGGAAGATGTTATGGCATCAGGATGGAAAGGTCCAGCAGTTGTTGTGGCAGATGAGCTCTATGTTTTTGATCAAACTTTTGGAACTAAGCTAACAATGTGGTGCAAGCATAAGAGAATGTGGATTAGTATCGGAAAGCTATCTCAATTGGTGATGAAACAGCCTTGTCGGCTTGTTTCTATTGGGAATAGTATCTTTGTGATTGGTAAGGATTGCTCTACTGTGGTAATAGATGTTGAGAATGTGAGGAAGACGTCAATGAATGGAGTGATGGTATGTTCTTCTATACCAAAGACTTGGGATGATGATATAGATGTTATTAGCTGTAAATCTGTAGCCATATAA
- the LOC104749173 gene encoding pentatricopeptide repeat-containing protein At3g61360-like: MLKKSSSESYRLLAPILSSSLNKTEIERITRIINDHPFPNHPIQPILAKHIPVSSLSPEFVSEVLGRLFAAHSNGLKALEFFKYSLKTSKSSPPTSDSFEKTLHILARMRYFDQAWALMAEMRKDYPDLLSFKSMSILLCKIAKFGSYEETLEAFLKMEREIFRKRFGVDEFNVLLRAFCTEREMKEARSVFEKLHSRFNPDVKTMNILLLGFKEAGDVTATELFYHEMVKRGFEPNSVTYGIRIDGFCKKRNFGEALRLFEDMDRRGFDITVQILTTLIHGSGVARNKIKARQLFDEIPKRGLLPDCGAYNALMSSLMKCGDVSGAVNVMMEMEEKGIEPDSVTFHSMFIGMMKSKEFGFNGVCECYQKLKGRSLVPKTPTVVMLMKLFCQNGEVNLGLDLWKYMLEKGYCPHGHALDLLTTALCARRRANDAFECSMQTVERGRCVSEPVYRMLETSLSSKDELGKLEELKMKIEKLHSFLPPPGKQLI; this comes from the coding sequence atgctAAAGAAGAGCTCCTCCGAATCATATCGTCTTCTTGCTCCgatactatcatcatcactaaacaaaacagagaTCGAACGTATCACAAGAATCATCAATGATCATCCATTCCCAAACCATCCGATTCAACCCATTCTCGCCAAACACATCCCTGTATCGTCTCTATCACCGGAATTTGTATCAGAAGTCCTCGGTCGTCTCTTCGCCGCTCATTCCAATGGCCTCAAAGCTCTCGAATTTTTCAAGTATTCGCTTAAAACCTCCAAATCATCTCCACCCACCTCTGATTCCTTTGAGAAAACACTTCACATTCTCGCACGGATGCGTTATTTCGATCAAGCTTGGGCTTTAATGGCGGAAATGCGAAAAGACTACCCTGATTTGTTGAGTTTCAAGTCAATGAGCATACTTCTCTGCAAAATCGCTAAATTTGGTTCTTATGAAGAAACTTTAGAAGCTTTcttgaagatggagagagagatttttagaAAGAGGTTTGGTGTTGATGAGTTCAATGTTCTTCTACGAGCGTTTTGCACGGAGCGAGAGATGAAGGAAGCGAGATCAGTTTTCGAGAAATTGCATTCCAGGTTTAACCCAGATGTGAAGACGATGAACATTTtgcttttagggtttaaggaAGCTGGTGATGTTACGGCCACTGAGCTGTTTTATCATGAAATGGTGAAACGAGGATTCGAACCCAATTCTGTTACTTACGGTATTAGAATCGATGGGTTCTGTAAAAAACGCAACTTTGGGGAAGCCTTGAGACTCTTTGAAGATATGGATCGTCGAGGTTTTGATATCACAGTACAGATTCTCACTACGTTGATTCATGGGTCTGGTGTAGCTAGGAATAAGATCAAAGCACGCCAACTGTTCGATGAAATTCCCAAGAGAGGCTTACTACCTGATTGTGGAGCTTATAACGCTTTGATGAGTAGTCTCATGAAATGTGGAGATGTGAGTGGTGCAGTCAATGTGATGATGGAGATGGAAGAGAAAGGCATTGAGCCTGACAGTGTAACTTTCCACTCCATGTTTATTGGAATGATGAAATCGAAAGAGTTTGGATTCAATGGTGTATGTGAGTGTTATCAGAAACTGAAGGGAAGATCTCTGGTTCCGAAAACACCAACCGTGGTGATGCTGATGAAGCTGTTCTGTCAAAACGGTGAAGTCAATTTAGGATTAGACCTGTGGAAATATATGTTGGAGAAAGGGTATTGCCCTCATGGCCACGCGTTGGATCTCCTTACCACTGCACTGTGCGCTCGAAGAAGAGCCAATGATGCATTTGAGTGCTCGATGCAAACAGTGGAGAGAGGAAGGTGTGTGAGCGAACCAGTCTATCGGATGTTAGAGACCTCATTATCGAGCAAAGACGAGTTGGGGAAACTTGAAGAACTCAAGATGAAGATAGAGAAACTGCATAGCTTTTTGCCACCGCCTGGTAAACAGCTAATTTAG